In Arvicola amphibius chromosome 1, mArvAmp1.2, whole genome shotgun sequence, one DNA window encodes the following:
- the Spindoc gene encoding spindlin interactor and repressor of chromatin-binding protein isoform X1 → MALGAEGAAALDCFEVTLKCEEGEDDEEAVVVAVIPRPEPMLRAAPLDRVIQPVKQKILILTQQEKTPPPRPNLLEAGVEGCEEPKQQVSWEQEFLVGNSPGGSGRALCMVCGAEIRSPSADTARTHILEQHPHTLDLSPSEKSNILEAWSEGVALLQDIQVDQPSLPSLESGQDGHPDPNSNPDPARMPAEIVVLLDSEDNPSLPKRLRPRGLRPLELPVAPVTEPGNKKARGQRWKESSEEEPPRKKRSRHMTKNLDPDPDPPSPESPTETFAAPAEVRHFTDGSFPPGFVLQLFSHTQLRTTDSKDPSKVSKGAGEGLPQPESPSSAHCFQAVQQVEDVLSRCLSWAKPLPAPPPGLRGTLDLQVIRVRMEEPPAVRLLQDWSKHPQGTKGVGTGDNPDWPTVLSDSSATVKEQPEAGNGV, encoded by the exons ATGGCCCTCGGAGCAGAAGGAGCCGCGGCGCTCGACTGCTTCGAGGTGACGCTCAAGTGTGAGGAAGGAGAGGACGACGAGGAGGCCGTGGTGGTTGCCGTGATCCCGCGGCCCGAGCCGATGCTCCGag CCGCTCCTTTGGATCGCGTGATTCAACCGGTCAAGCagaagattctgattt TAACCCAACAGGAAAAGACGCCGCCACCTAGGCCTAACCTGCTGGAAGCAGGTGTCGAAGGCTGTGAGGAGCCCAAGCAGCAAGTGTCATGGGAACAGGAGTTCCTGGTGGGGAACAGCCCAGGAGGCAGTGGACGGGCACTGTGCATGGTGTGTGGGGCTGAGATCCGGTCCCCATCAGCAGATACTGCTCGCACACACATCCTGGAACAGCATCCGCATACCCTGGACCTGAGCCCCTCTGAGAAGAGCAACATCTTGGAAGCCTGGAGCGAAGGGGTGGCCCTTCTGCAAGATATCCAAGTTGACCAGCCATCCCTGCCCAGCCTAG AGTCAGGCCAGGATGGCCATCCAGACCCCAACTCCAACCCGGACCCTGCCAGGATGCCAGCAGAGATCGTGGTCCTCTTGGACTCCGAGGACAACCCATCCCTCCCTAAGAGACTCCGGCCCAGAGGACTCCGCCCTCTTGAACTGCCTG TTGCCCCTGTCACAGAGCCAGGAAATAAAAAGGCCCGTGGTCAGAGATGGAAGGAGTCCTCTGAGGAGGAGCCTcctaggaagaagagaagcagacatATGACCAAAAACCTGGACCCTGACCCAG ACCCCCCATCTCCTGAGTCACCCACAGAGACGTTCGCAGCACCAGCCGAAGTCCGACACTTCACTGATGGCAGCTTCCCTCCTGGCTTTGTACTCCAGCTCTTCTCCCACACGCAGCTCAGGACCACAGACAGTAAGGACCCTTCTAAAGTCAGCAAAGGAGCAGGAGAGGGCCTGCCTCAGCCAGAAAGTCCCTCTTCAG cacactgcttCCAGGCAGTTCAACAGGTTGAAGatgtcctttccaggtgcctcagttgggCCAAACCTCTTCCAG ctccccctccgGGGCTTCGTGGGACACTGGATCTCCAGGTTATTCGTGTTCGGATGGAGGAGCCACCAGCCGTCCGCCTCTTACAGGACTGGTCCAAGCATCCCCAGGGTACCAAGGGGGTGGGAACAGGTGACAACCCAGACTGGCCCACTGTTCTGTCAGACTCCAGTGCCACTGTTAAGGAACAACCAGAGGCGGGAAATGGGGTATGA
- the Spindoc gene encoding spindlin interactor and repressor of chromatin-binding protein isoform X2, translating to MALGAEGAAALDCFEVTLKCEEGEDDEEAVVVAVIPRPEPMLRVTQQEKTPPPRPNLLEAGVEGCEEPKQQVSWEQEFLVGNSPGGSGRALCMVCGAEIRSPSADTARTHILEQHPHTLDLSPSEKSNILEAWSEGVALLQDIQVDQPSLPSLESGQDGHPDPNSNPDPARMPAEIVVLLDSEDNPSLPKRLRPRGLRPLELPVAPVTEPGNKKARGQRWKESSEEEPPRKKRSRHMTKNLDPDPDPPSPESPTETFAAPAEVRHFTDGSFPPGFVLQLFSHTQLRTTDSKDPSKVSKGAGEGLPQPESPSSAHCFQAVQQVEDVLSRCLSWAKPLPAPPPGLRGTLDLQVIRVRMEEPPAVRLLQDWSKHPQGTKGVGTGDNPDWPTVLSDSSATVKEQPEAGNGV from the exons ATGGCCCTCGGAGCAGAAGGAGCCGCGGCGCTCGACTGCTTCGAGGTGACGCTCAAGTGTGAGGAAGGAGAGGACGACGAGGAGGCCGTGGTGGTTGCCGTGATCCCGCGGCCCGAGCCGATGCTCCGag TAACCCAACAGGAAAAGACGCCGCCACCTAGGCCTAACCTGCTGGAAGCAGGTGTCGAAGGCTGTGAGGAGCCCAAGCAGCAAGTGTCATGGGAACAGGAGTTCCTGGTGGGGAACAGCCCAGGAGGCAGTGGACGGGCACTGTGCATGGTGTGTGGGGCTGAGATCCGGTCCCCATCAGCAGATACTGCTCGCACACACATCCTGGAACAGCATCCGCATACCCTGGACCTGAGCCCCTCTGAGAAGAGCAACATCTTGGAAGCCTGGAGCGAAGGGGTGGCCCTTCTGCAAGATATCCAAGTTGACCAGCCATCCCTGCCCAGCCTAG AGTCAGGCCAGGATGGCCATCCAGACCCCAACTCCAACCCGGACCCTGCCAGGATGCCAGCAGAGATCGTGGTCCTCTTGGACTCCGAGGACAACCCATCCCTCCCTAAGAGACTCCGGCCCAGAGGACTCCGCCCTCTTGAACTGCCTG TTGCCCCTGTCACAGAGCCAGGAAATAAAAAGGCCCGTGGTCAGAGATGGAAGGAGTCCTCTGAGGAGGAGCCTcctaggaagaagagaagcagacatATGACCAAAAACCTGGACCCTGACCCAG ACCCCCCATCTCCTGAGTCACCCACAGAGACGTTCGCAGCACCAGCCGAAGTCCGACACTTCACTGATGGCAGCTTCCCTCCTGGCTTTGTACTCCAGCTCTTCTCCCACACGCAGCTCAGGACCACAGACAGTAAGGACCCTTCTAAAGTCAGCAAAGGAGCAGGAGAGGGCCTGCCTCAGCCAGAAAGTCCCTCTTCAG cacactgcttCCAGGCAGTTCAACAGGTTGAAGatgtcctttccaggtgcctcagttgggCCAAACCTCTTCCAG ctccccctccgGGGCTTCGTGGGACACTGGATCTCCAGGTTATTCGTGTTCGGATGGAGGAGCCACCAGCCGTCCGCCTCTTACAGGACTGGTCCAAGCATCCCCAGGGTACCAAGGGGGTGGGAACAGGTGACAACCCAGACTGGCCCACTGTTCTGTCAGACTCCAGTGCCACTGTTAAGGAACAACCAGAGGCGGGAAATGGGGTATGA
- the Spindoc gene encoding spindlin interactor and repressor of chromatin-binding protein isoform X3, producing MALGAEGAAALDCFEVTLKCEEGEDDEEAVVVAVIPRPEPMLRAAPLDRVIQPVKQKILILTQQEKTPPPRPNLLEAGVEGCEEPKQQVSWEQEFLVGNSPGGSGRALCMVCGAEIRSPSADTARTHILEQHPHTLDLSPSEKSNILEAWSEGVALLQDIQVDQPSLPSLESGQDGHPDPNSNPDPARMPAEIVVLLDSEDNPSLPKRLRPRGLRPLELPVAPVTEPGNKKARGQRWKESSEEEPPRKKRSRHMTKNLDPDPDPPSPESPTETFAAPAEVRHFTDGSFPPGFVLQLFSHTQLRTTDSKDPSKVSKGAGEGLPQPESPSSAPPPGLRGTLDLQVIRVRMEEPPAVRLLQDWSKHPQGTKGVGTGDNPDWPTVLSDSSATVKEQPEAGNGV from the exons ATGGCCCTCGGAGCAGAAGGAGCCGCGGCGCTCGACTGCTTCGAGGTGACGCTCAAGTGTGAGGAAGGAGAGGACGACGAGGAGGCCGTGGTGGTTGCCGTGATCCCGCGGCCCGAGCCGATGCTCCGag CCGCTCCTTTGGATCGCGTGATTCAACCGGTCAAGCagaagattctgattt TAACCCAACAGGAAAAGACGCCGCCACCTAGGCCTAACCTGCTGGAAGCAGGTGTCGAAGGCTGTGAGGAGCCCAAGCAGCAAGTGTCATGGGAACAGGAGTTCCTGGTGGGGAACAGCCCAGGAGGCAGTGGACGGGCACTGTGCATGGTGTGTGGGGCTGAGATCCGGTCCCCATCAGCAGATACTGCTCGCACACACATCCTGGAACAGCATCCGCATACCCTGGACCTGAGCCCCTCTGAGAAGAGCAACATCTTGGAAGCCTGGAGCGAAGGGGTGGCCCTTCTGCAAGATATCCAAGTTGACCAGCCATCCCTGCCCAGCCTAG AGTCAGGCCAGGATGGCCATCCAGACCCCAACTCCAACCCGGACCCTGCCAGGATGCCAGCAGAGATCGTGGTCCTCTTGGACTCCGAGGACAACCCATCCCTCCCTAAGAGACTCCGGCCCAGAGGACTCCGCCCTCTTGAACTGCCTG TTGCCCCTGTCACAGAGCCAGGAAATAAAAAGGCCCGTGGTCAGAGATGGAAGGAGTCCTCTGAGGAGGAGCCTcctaggaagaagagaagcagacatATGACCAAAAACCTGGACCCTGACCCAG ACCCCCCATCTCCTGAGTCACCCACAGAGACGTTCGCAGCACCAGCCGAAGTCCGACACTTCACTGATGGCAGCTTCCCTCCTGGCTTTGTACTCCAGCTCTTCTCCCACACGCAGCTCAGGACCACAGACAGTAAGGACCCTTCTAAAGTCAGCAAAGGAGCAGGAGAGGGCCTGCCTCAGCCAGAAAGTCCCTCTTCAG ctccccctccgGGGCTTCGTGGGACACTGGATCTCCAGGTTATTCGTGTTCGGATGGAGGAGCCACCAGCCGTCCGCCTCTTACAGGACTGGTCCAAGCATCCCCAGGGTACCAAGGGGGTGGGAACAGGTGACAACCCAGACTGGCCCACTGTTCTGTCAGACTCCAGTGCCACTGTTAAGGAACAACCAGAGGCGGGAAATGGGGTATGA
- the Spindoc gene encoding spindlin interactor and repressor of chromatin-binding protein isoform X4, whose product MALGAEGAAALDCFEVTLKCEEGEDDEEAVVVAVIPRPEPMLRVTQQEKTPPPRPNLLEAGVEGCEEPKQQVSWEQEFLVGNSPGGSGRALCMVCGAEIRSPSADTARTHILEQHPHTLDLSPSEKSNILEAWSEGVALLQDIQVDQPSLPSLESGQDGHPDPNSNPDPARMPAEIVVLLDSEDNPSLPKRLRPRGLRPLELPVAPVTEPGNKKARGQRWKESSEEEPPRKKRSRHMTKNLDPDPDPPSPESPTETFAAPAEVRHFTDGSFPPGFVLQLFSHTQLRTTDSKDPSKVSKGAGEGLPQPESPSSAPPPGLRGTLDLQVIRVRMEEPPAVRLLQDWSKHPQGTKGVGTGDNPDWPTVLSDSSATVKEQPEAGNGV is encoded by the exons ATGGCCCTCGGAGCAGAAGGAGCCGCGGCGCTCGACTGCTTCGAGGTGACGCTCAAGTGTGAGGAAGGAGAGGACGACGAGGAGGCCGTGGTGGTTGCCGTGATCCCGCGGCCCGAGCCGATGCTCCGag TAACCCAACAGGAAAAGACGCCGCCACCTAGGCCTAACCTGCTGGAAGCAGGTGTCGAAGGCTGTGAGGAGCCCAAGCAGCAAGTGTCATGGGAACAGGAGTTCCTGGTGGGGAACAGCCCAGGAGGCAGTGGACGGGCACTGTGCATGGTGTGTGGGGCTGAGATCCGGTCCCCATCAGCAGATACTGCTCGCACACACATCCTGGAACAGCATCCGCATACCCTGGACCTGAGCCCCTCTGAGAAGAGCAACATCTTGGAAGCCTGGAGCGAAGGGGTGGCCCTTCTGCAAGATATCCAAGTTGACCAGCCATCCCTGCCCAGCCTAG AGTCAGGCCAGGATGGCCATCCAGACCCCAACTCCAACCCGGACCCTGCCAGGATGCCAGCAGAGATCGTGGTCCTCTTGGACTCCGAGGACAACCCATCCCTCCCTAAGAGACTCCGGCCCAGAGGACTCCGCCCTCTTGAACTGCCTG TTGCCCCTGTCACAGAGCCAGGAAATAAAAAGGCCCGTGGTCAGAGATGGAAGGAGTCCTCTGAGGAGGAGCCTcctaggaagaagagaagcagacatATGACCAAAAACCTGGACCCTGACCCAG ACCCCCCATCTCCTGAGTCACCCACAGAGACGTTCGCAGCACCAGCCGAAGTCCGACACTTCACTGATGGCAGCTTCCCTCCTGGCTTTGTACTCCAGCTCTTCTCCCACACGCAGCTCAGGACCACAGACAGTAAGGACCCTTCTAAAGTCAGCAAAGGAGCAGGAGAGGGCCTGCCTCAGCCAGAAAGTCCCTCTTCAG ctccccctccgGGGCTTCGTGGGACACTGGATCTCCAGGTTATTCGTGTTCGGATGGAGGAGCCACCAGCCGTCCGCCTCTTACAGGACTGGTCCAAGCATCCCCAGGGTACCAAGGGGGTGGGAACAGGTGACAACCCAGACTGGCCCACTGTTCTGTCAGACTCCAGTGCCACTGTTAAGGAACAACCAGAGGCGGGAAATGGGGTATGA